The following DNA comes from Marinihelvus fidelis.
GATTTGCACCTGGTTCATGTCCAGGAGCCGATGGACACGGTCTACATGGGCGTGGTGCCATTCGGGCCGGTTTTTCCCGGTGTCGACGAGGCCGAGGATAAGTTGAGAGATGAACTGCGCAAACGCCTCGACCACTGGGCCACCCGGTTTTCGGTCGCGGCCGGGCAGGCGCACTTGCGATACGGCACGCCGGCGAGCGAGATCAAGGCCCTGGCGGATGAGATCGATTGCGACCTGATCGTCATCGGAACACACGGCCAGAAGGGTGTTCAGTTGTTGCTGGGCTCGACGGCCAATTCCGTGCTCCATGGCGCCTGTCACGATGTG
Coding sequences within:
- a CDS encoding universal stress protein; protein product: MSGGQKVLVAIDLSDESGEIIERARSIAGDGDLHLVHVQEPMDTVYMGVVPFGPVFPGVDEAEDKLRDELRKRLDHWATRFSVAAGQAHLRYGTPASEIKALADEIDCDLIVIGTHGQKGVQLLLGSTANSVLHGACHDVLAVRVGAKGDD